From one Paenibacillus sp. FSL K6-1330 genomic stretch:
- a CDS encoding DUF6022 family protein, translated as MTVKPVFRYDMTIEEIGGAGNQYIESVWKTLYDSMLDELTIAFREIEDAAYGLYLDQLMPVIFDSLEDAGFEATEPLKEHDFVIGRCLLFRNSLEKWGTEENRSRIFWNVIRSKNGQQPIGTLLTEIPHSHLKFDIPRAPVLYSLSEHEREQIARGIRRIKESE; from the coding sequence ATGACTGTAAAACCAGTATTCCGTTACGACATGACCATTGAGGAGATTGGCGGGGCAGGTAATCAATATATCGAATCGGTATGGAAAACACTATACGATTCGATGCTTGATGAGTTAACGATCGCTTTTCGTGAAATCGAGGATGCTGCCTATGGGCTTTATTTGGACCAGTTGATGCCCGTAATCTTTGATAGCCTTGAAGATGCAGGTTTTGAAGCAACGGAGCCCCTCAAGGAGCATGATTTTGTCATCGGGAGATGTTTGCTATTTCGCAATTCGCTTGAAAAATGGGGAACCGAGGAAAATAGGTCTAGAATTTTCTGGAACGTTATTCGTAGTAAGAATGGTCAACAACCTATTGGAACTCTATTGACGGAAATCCCTCATTCTCATCTGAAGTTCGACATTCCTAGGGCACCTGTACTATATTCGCTAAGCGAGCATGAGAGGGAACAAATCGCGCGAGGGATTCGACGGATTAAGGAATCAGAATAA
- a CDS encoding MerR family transcriptional regulator, producing the protein MGFRPKKLAEKYGLSSSTLRNYEAKGLIPPAVRSSNGYRMYTERHEAYLACIQAMAAGFGMEVTSEVMHCLGRNELNDALWIVRDREVMLHREKASLDQLVRELKSYSEGSQAYDFNQHFSIHEVSSRTGAPKSAIRYWEQSGLFTAKRDPDNDYRLYNEAHLFKIRMFQVLQSAVYSEETVNLKQSIARLDLENIEHAMKLSESIQAYLHKTIKLQMRAHYFLYRLIKDPL; encoded by the coding sequence ATGGGCTTTCGACCCAAAAAACTGGCTGAAAAATACGGGTTAAGCAGCAGCACCCTGCGGAACTACGAAGCGAAGGGGCTGATACCTCCTGCAGTTCGATCTTCAAATGGCTATCGTATGTATACCGAACGGCATGAAGCTTATCTGGCATGTATTCAAGCCATGGCTGCCGGATTTGGTATGGAAGTAACGAGCGAGGTAATGCATTGTCTTGGGCGAAATGAGTTGAATGACGCATTGTGGATCGTCAGGGATCGGGAGGTCATGCTGCATCGGGAAAAAGCAAGTTTAGATCAACTGGTAAGGGAATTGAAGTCGTATTCTGAAGGTAGTCAAGCTTACGACTTTAACCAACATTTCAGCATCCACGAGGTTTCCAGCCGGACAGGGGCTCCTAAATCGGCAATCCGTTACTGGGAGCAAAGCGGCCTGTTTACGGCTAAGCGAGACCCTGATAACGATTACCGTCTTTATAATGAAGCACACCTATTTAAAATTAGGATGTTTCAGGTACTGCAGAGCGCTGTTTATTCCGAGGAAACCGTGAACTTAAAACAATCCATTGCACGCTTAGATCTAGAGAACATCGAGCATGCGATGAAGCTTTCTGAAAGTATCCAGGCTTACCTGCACAAAACGATCAAACTCCAGATGCGAGCGCACTATTTTCTATATCGCTTAATTAAAGACCCATTGTAG
- a CDS encoding copper amine oxidase N-terminal domain-containing protein: MRKLLVCTLAIMLCLAAFTPATYASEVRVSVDGREVQFPDEHPYVDQKTNLTMVPLAFVSDKLGATTKWSGKLKQITILLNRDIIILMIGDNHALVNGKRVDFEGSAVLKNGRTMVPLRFISEALHAIVDWQPSLNLVSVMTSVARAPKGTWIWDSNILKQDQDKIISFARIKGITDIYLQVDRDIDPAIYEGFIRKAKSEGIQVEALEGRPEWAYRSKQEDIQKFIAWVKAYNAAVGPEASFSGLHFDIEPYALSEWTKDNKTILECWMDNLRLIEKETKGSGLNIAIDVPFWLNTINVPGKDYSMSAWMLEKFDCLVIMNYRNYALGSNGIVKNAQAILREASTLKKKVVVAVETLESKEGPRVSFYSMSSEVMEKELQSAHNQLAHYTSYAGFAIHDFKSWKDMK; the protein is encoded by the coding sequence ATGAGAAAATTGCTAGTATGCACGTTAGCTATCATGCTATGTTTAGCTGCGTTTACCCCCGCTACCTACGCTTCTGAAGTCCGAGTATCCGTGGATGGCCGTGAAGTTCAATTCCCAGATGAACACCCATACGTCGATCAAAAAACCAACCTTACGATGGTTCCACTTGCTTTTGTATCCGACAAGCTCGGAGCTACTACGAAATGGAGCGGAAAATTAAAACAAATCACGATCTTGCTTAACCGTGACATCATTATATTGATGATTGGCGATAATCATGCACTGGTGAATGGAAAAAGAGTAGATTTTGAAGGGTCGGCGGTGCTCAAAAACGGTCGCACGATGGTTCCGCTTCGCTTTATTAGTGAAGCCTTGCATGCAATTGTGGATTGGCAACCTTCACTCAATCTGGTGAGCGTCATGACCTCAGTGGCTCGTGCTCCGAAAGGAACATGGATATGGGATAGCAACATCCTGAAACAGGATCAAGATAAAATTATAAGTTTTGCAAGAATAAAAGGGATAACGGATATTTACCTTCAGGTTGATAGAGACATAGATCCAGCAATATATGAGGGTTTTATTCGAAAAGCGAAGAGCGAAGGAATTCAAGTGGAGGCACTTGAGGGTCGTCCCGAATGGGCCTATAGGTCTAAGCAGGAGGATATTCAAAAATTTATAGCGTGGGTTAAAGCCTATAACGCCGCTGTTGGCCCGGAAGCAAGCTTTTCGGGATTGCATTTCGATATTGAACCTTATGCGCTAAGTGAATGGACGAAGGACAATAAGACGATTCTTGAATGCTGGATGGACAATTTGAGACTGATCGAGAAAGAAACCAAAGGGAGCGGCTTGAACATTGCGATCGACGTTCCGTTTTGGCTAAATACGATTAATGTACCGGGGAAGGATTACAGTATGAGCGCATGGATGCTAGAGAAGTTCGATTGCCTAGTCATCATGAATTATCGGAATTATGCGTTAGGCAGCAATGGAATTGTGAAGAATGCGCAGGCCATACTGAGAGAAGCCTCCACGTTGAAGAAGAAAGTTGTTGTTGCTGTAGAAACGCTCGAAAGCAAAGAGGGGCCGCGGGTCTCATTCTATTCCATGAGCAGCGAAGTGATGGAAAAAGAGTTGCAGTCCGCCCATAATCAATTGGCGCACTACACAAGCTATGCCGGCTTCGCCATTCACGATTTCAAAAGCTGGAAGGACATGAAATAA
- a CDS encoding DUF4855 domain-containing protein: MSATFGGKEKAFENRIKVMQWWLDQVRQGWQEANYSYLELVGMYWREFENKRFVYR, encoded by the coding sequence GTGTCCGCAACATTCGGCGGCAAAGAGAAAGCGTTCGAAAACCGGATAAAAGTGATGCAGTGGTGGCTGGATCAGGTCCGCCAAGGATGGCAGGAGGCGAACTATTCCTATCTGGAGCTTGTCGGCATGTACTGGCGAGAATTCGAAAACAAACGGTTTGTTTATCGTTGA